TCATTAACAAAGGAATTGCTTGTGTCCTAGTGATTTTGAGGAGGTGGAATCGTTTCTCATTGGATTTTGCCAGAACAATTTATGGTTCCAAGAATTTCGTGTGGACGAGTTGGTAGTAGCGTTATACAATAAGGATAGATGGTGTGATCAATTGGAAGGCGGCTAGTTGCGTGGCTCAACCAAACCTTGTATTCTATTCTCAATTCTCTCACCTTCTTTACGATAATTCCTCTCTCATTCGCGtgttaaataatgaaaaaagaagaagaaaagaacattaGATTGCACAGCCATATGCTTATTATGATTTAGTTAGTTAATGATGTGGCAACACATGTGACACTatttaagggaaaattttgCCCTGTCGTCCTCTGGGCTTAGAGCTTCTATGATCCTCGAGAGATCAATCCATTATCATATTCAAACGCACTTTATCTTAACTTACGAGAGAGCGGGTGGCAACCAAGGACAAAGCAGGAGTTTTTCTCCTCTAGCTTTAAGTCGAGGTGCAAAATATTGATAATTTAGAAATAAAGGATTCAAAGTgacatttaaataaaatgtGAGGATGATTTGTATTTTGGTGACTTCAAGACatatattaattaatgaaatggaGGGGAAGATTAGTTGTTTCAATCTAAGTTTGTCCACTCACTTGCCTAAGAAAAATGTGGCAACTAACAATAGGTTTCTTAGAAccatggagaaaaaaaggataaaaatagatGGAAATTAGTGTGCGCTATTTTGTGATTCTTTGTAGTTAAAAAGATCAGAAATCTaggtaaaatatgaaaaagtgaACGTTTCAAGTAGCACCTATTTGTTTCACGTATACTGACATGTATACGCGAAACAATTTGCAATTAGCTTCACAGAAGCTATCATGGCTCAGGCTAGAGCCCATTCAAAAGCCTGCAAGCCTATATTTTCAAGTTGGCTCGGTCAGCACTCGGATGACTGTACggtacttctttttcttcccttatcTACCTCACCATGCCCGCTCGTTCATGCACATGCAAAAGCAGGGTCTAAATCTCTTGTGCATAAGAGAAATGGAACGATAGGGAACCATACACAAAGAGATCCATGGTACACTTGACATCCTGCCAGGCCGTGCAGAACCCAGCTATGGAGTCGCGTGTCGACAATGGATGAAGAACTTAAAAGGGAAGggaggaaaagggaaagagagcgAGAAAGTGTGGGAAAATATCGAGAAGAAGGGAGATAGCAGTGGATGAGGAGGAGCTTGTGTCTGTTAACGTTCCACATCCATTTCCCataataataatccaaaaaggaaaagtaaaaatgaaTTATCACCATCAAGCAATATGACGTCATTTTTATCACGATAACGACACAGCAGTTGCTGAAAAGGCGAAACGTCGCTAAtggcattttttgcatttgattGAAGACTTCAACCGATCTTTTGTGCTCCTCATAAttaaatccatttttatttcaaatcagGGAAGGCAGAAGGTTCAGATGAAGTCTATCTTTAGGTTCCTACAAGATCAAGAAGATTACCATTAATAGTGGCGTGTACATTAAGACGAGCTATGCGTCACTATTTTAGAATCTCTTCTAGTCTAGAGACTAAAGTCAGAGCAAGAATttctgcatattttttttttctacgaCTAACATCAACCTTCTTCTTATTTATCAATCAAAATATACAACTTAAGTTTGACCTAGATGGTTCCGAGGTCATTGATCAAGTCCTACTATCACTCCATTCTATATTTTCTCGGAATGCAATGCGCGATTGTCACAAGACGATTCTTTCGATCGCGAAGGCACTTAGAGTTTTGAATCGCCTAGTCAAGTCTAAGTAAGCCTTGCTCTCACTCACACTCTCGCACTCAATGAAGGgaatttctagagagagaaagtagagagagaagctctagaGATACTTGTAATACTCAAATGAAGTTGATGACACAAATGGAGAGAGGGctcccctatttatacaaaagTCCTCTAATCACAAACCGTTGGTCTTCTACATTATCTAACGATAGGGATATCAATTCTCGTCTAATCGATTCAATGGTAGAAATGTGCTTAATCGATTGTGAAGGATGTTGACCCTCGTCACATTAGTCAAACGGTGGAGATTGATCTCATCTAATGGTTGAGATCATCAATCCCCGTCGAACTAATCCGAGGGCAAAGAATAAATCCCCTTACAAACTAATGGTCTTGATGAGCCCCTTTGGATTGATGATGTGACGTCCTTGGTCCGTGACATGATGCGCTTTCGTACAATCGGATTTGTTGCAAATGATATTGAACGCTGCGAATGTATAGATTGCTCATTTGTCTGACTTCATGTGTGCTCGTAAAGTTTGTCTTTTGATAATGCAAATTTTGGAATCATTATTACTATGAtttccaagaaagaaagaacaatgtCATTCCTTGTCTTCATATAAAGGCTATGTCTGAATGAAGACCGCTTAGTCTGTTTTTTCATTACAAACAAGGTTATTTCCCTTCCAGATTCCAAGTTTCCACATTTCGTCGACCGTTCTTTCTTCTATATTCGCATTTAATCCCGTCCCATTTAGCTCAATATCAGCACCAGAAGCTATAGCTTGAAAATAAATCCCCAGGGGttaacaaaatcaaagaaactaACAAACCAGAAGAAAGAACAATCATGACTTTTACATTTGCTCCTTGAATGTCCAAAATGGTTATGGTGATGACTTTAATTAAATTTCCTACTTCTTTTTACTACTATCTCTAACAAAAGCAATCCAAATCCACAATCATCAGATTTCACTCTAAATCACCCAAGGCATATGTTGGCAGCAAAAGCCCCTATCGAACAGTCATGTCTCAAAACTGTCCTAAAGTTTACCAGTGATCTTCTAAGAACAAGCTGCAGACTTTCTAAGTATCATTATTTGTACTTGTCCTTTCGGCTTCGTTCCCGTTGCCAATCCCAAGTCTGAAAATTTAAGATTCAGAATAGCGCCCAGAAAGTACACTGCCTGTTTTCAGGTCCTTGTGAATGACCTTTTCAGTATAGACTCTTCGTGGATATAGGGAAATCATGCAATTCCCGAGACAATTACACTATTTCAGTGAAGTACCAGCCCATCCTCCGTATGATCCGTTGGTCGATTTAGCAGCTCATTCCCTTTTGTCTCGAGCATGAAACTCGCGCAGACAAATTATGTCTCGTACACAAAATCAATTTACCAGGCCCTACGCTCTTAGTCCACAAGCTAATCCCCGGTTACCATGGTGTTCACCACATCAACAATAACACAAAAATCAGAATTTCTGATCGTCATCATTCCGTGGGGAGATCGCACCAATGGTCATTCCGTCATCATTCCGTATGCTTCTGCCTTCGTTGCGCAGGCTGGAAATACGCACATGGGGAGATCGCACCGATGGTCAACACTATCATGCACTAAATATTCAAGACTCAACTGAATGAAGCCAGGGCTAGTGGGACGCTCGAAACGTCAAGTCTTTTGACTAAACATTCGCCGTAGATACCATCTGCCCATAAACTCACAAGGGCCCATTATACTTTCCTCATCCAGAGAGGTACAAACCTCATCGTGCCAAGACGTCCGTGTTTATTTGATTTCGTCAGGTGTCTTCCTATGTGTTCTGAATTTAAGTGCTAGTATTTCCCTGCTAAAACCAGTGGACAAGAATGGGTTTCTGCATGAAAACCTTCTCGAAAGCATTAGTCACAAGTTGGATGCTCAGATGATTTCTAAGACGGTCAACATTGCGGATGCCATTAAAGCGTGTCGAATGAAATAGCCACTAGTCTGCTCCAAACCAAGAACACCTCCCACAGTAGATTGTACTTAAGTAGTAGACCATCAAATTCATATCCAGAACAATTCTATATAAGATtcgtcggaggaggaggaagaaggggccCGGGGGGGGGGGGGATGGAAAGATAAATGTTTCACGAGGTAGAATTAAGGGATAATACAAACTGAAGAATCCAGAAACAAGACGTAGTTAACATAGATTATAAAATAAGGCATAAATTAAGCATATGTCATCGTAAGGTTCAGAGGTACTTTAAACATCAATCGAGCAGGATGATGTAGCAATGGCGTTGAGTCCACTGCCATCAGAAGACGATTCATACTCAACGGGATCCTCCACGGCTTCATCAGTCTGGGGGCAGAAATATTCTTTTGTTAGTCGCTCGCAAAGTGGGTCCAAAGGACCCAAAATCAGTTGAGAAAGGGAGCAGCAGAGTAGTTTTTTTGTAGTTGGCGAGCAACTGATGCCCAAGGACCTTTCTCGTACTCATACCCAATATCATTGTGTACCGCATGACTATTCACGAGAAATCTATATACAGATTGCGGTGCATTTTGAGAGAGCTTAGAAAAACTTGAACTGTGGCCAATTCGCTTGTTGACACCTACGCCCATCTTACTTCTGTCCAATATTTGTGCTTCCAAAAGACCAGCCCTCATAGATTTCACAAGGTTCTAGATATAGCTAGccctcatttatttctctcctCCAAGAACAATTTAAAGGGATTAGAGACTTCTTTGAtcaaattaaagagagaatGTAAACAATCTAAAGAAATTAGAGACTCCTCCGGCCAACCTAACCTaatcaaattaaacataaaGGAATTCAATAAGTTCAAATACGCAATCGGAAATACAAAGTCCATGAAAAGTATTCCCGAAGAATAGTGatcaatttaaaagtaaaaagaggaCTTGAAAGTGCAAATAGAAGTACCGAATGAGgtaaaatagaaaagacaacaaaaaggaaacgtAAAAAGCATTTAACATGCTCTCTTAAACTATCCCAACCAATAAAGTAGAACTTCCCAATCAAATTCTACTTTTACTAGGCTTTAGCATCCTTCCAACAAGGATGCCatgatgaatttcaattttattatacGAGAATTCTGCAGCCACTAATCATTTCTTATCTCTATGTCGTGATCATTTTGTGACCACAAAAACTGCTCACTTATAACAGAGGGATTTGCATATCAGCATATGCAAAATTTTGTATACTCAGAATGGCCTGTTTTTAGAAAACCGGTGtgagaaaatcttttaaattccccacccccccccaaaaaaaaaaaaaaaaaaaagcaagagagagagcgaggacTAGAAGCATTGTTATTTATTCAAAGTTaagggagatttttttttttttttttttttttaaattcttgaaCATCATTGAAACAACTAAGGTTCAATAATAACATGACTAGTATGCTGCACTTTCAAGCTGTAATGGAATTCACTTGTCAGTATGTAGCACGGGCCTACTTGCTAGTTTCTGAGCAGTTATGAGGTATAACACTCACTATAAAAGTTAGGAATAAAATAAGCAACCCATACTGCGGGAGAACCAATCCTTAGAAGGGACCAAAGGGAGATGGAAAGGATAAAAGAAGTAAAATTTGTGTGGGACTTACCAAGAAACTTGATGAAGTGTTCAAGTGTAGAACAGGCAAGGGGATGATCCCACTCCAGTGACTCCCACGTCTGCCGATTTATCCGAATCTCTTGAagagaagggggaggagaaGGGAGCCCATTGTCAAGCACAGGCAGCTGCAGAGGAATCCCCTTCAGTTTTGGACAATTGTCAATAGATATCAACTGGAGGGAATTGCATCTCGTGGTCCCATCGCATATGCTCTTCAGCTCCGGAAGATTACATAGACCAAGGTTCATTAACTTCGGGAAGGAAAAGTGCGTCATTTTGGCAACAGTGCCCATTATCACCTCTATGCCCTTGCAGTCTTTGACTAATATCTCTTGGAGGAAAGGGAGGTGGAGCACCATGTCTTGCGTCAGCAGCGCCCTCTTCATGTTGTTGCAACAATTTACTTCAAGATATGTAAGGCGCCAAGTGGCTCCGCTTGGCAATGGGCCATGTATTATCTCCTCTAAGTTCTCACAACTCTTTGTTATAATCTCCTTCAGATTTGGAAGGAGAGTGGTCAGCCACTCCCATTCCATCACTCTCTTCATTTCATGACACCCGGACAATTCCAATGATTGCACACTTTCTGGAAGCAGAGCGCAGCCATCACCACTTGTTCCATCTATACTCGCAGCGATATGGTCGCAACTATCAATGAGTAAAGACCTCTCAGTCTTCCTCCCACACCAAAGGCTGAAATTTTCTGGTGCACCCATCACGAGCCTGTACCGTTGGCTACTATTTCGCTCGAGAGACCCCACACATGCATTGAACATTTCCACATTGGAAACAGAACAATGAAGTTCCTCCACCTTCGGTAATTTTACCTCTTCTCCTGCCCTTAGCTTTCTAATCGCGAGATATTGCAAGTTCACCAGCTTCCCTGACACTCCCTCCGGTAATGTCTCTATCTCTGTGCCATCTAGGGCGAGGTACCTCAGGTTTGCCAACATCTCCATGCCCTCTGGCACTTCTTCAAGACTTTCACACCCTTTGAGGTCCAACTTTCTTAGGGATCCCAACTTTCCAACATAAGGAATAAAGCGTAATGCGAAACAACTTTGCAGTAACAGTGCTTCCAAGCTCTCCAACTGGGAGATGGAGTCCGGTAATTTCGTGATTCCAGTGCGGCCCAGATCTAGAACCGTCAGCCCCTTTAGATGTCTGAAGAAAGATTCATGGATGTCTCCCAAGGTCGAATTGTCATACAAAGACAGCCGCGTCAGTTTAGGGCAATTTGGTGATACGTTGTATGgcatttcttctattttgttgcCTTGTAAAAAGACTTTCTCTAGACGATCAGTCCAGAATACTTCCTCCGGTATTTCTTTCAACCCCATATAGGCCTTAACCATGTGTGTTGTGCTCCGCACTACATGCAATGCCATGTCCCTTGTCAACGGGTGTAGATACCGATGCCCTTTTTCAGGATCCAACAGGCCGGCCCCTTCTATTTTATCCAATATATCGTTACCCTGATCGTACAGTCCTTGCCTGGTGGCACTTCCACCTAACAAACCTTCTTCTATAAAAGACTCTATCAAATACTCTCTGTCAGCTTCTGAAAGGAGATTTCCAGAACAAAGCATTGAATGCAGGAAACACTGTTGCACTTGTTCATCACCCAAGTTCAAGTAACTGAGCTGCAGACGCTTGAACACGTCAAGCTCCATCCTGGACTCTTCTAAATTTCCCAACATGTCTCTCCACTCACGCTCTTTCTTTACCCCTCTCATGCGAGTTGCAATCTCAATGATCCCAAGTGGCAGACCACAACACCTATCAAGAAGAGACCTTGCAATTTGTTCAACTTCCCGAGGGAGTTCTCCCGCAAAGCAAAGCTTCTTTAAAAATAACCTCCAAGAATCTTCCATATCGAGAAGCTCTatcttaatttgcttttgaCAGAGCATCATACGACACACATCTGGTGATCGAGTTGTCACTATCAACTTTAGTTTGCCCGTTTCAACTGGAATACCCACATCCTTAACTTCAAAGGGCTTCCAAAGGCCATCTAAAATTAGGATGCATGCCTTCTTTGCATTCAGATGTCCATACAATAGGCCCGCCCTTCTCTTCGCGTCCTTCtcatttgaaagattgtctaGTCCAACCGCATTGGCAATCTCTTCTTGTAGCGCATAAACACTAAAATCCTGAGGTACAGCAATCCAGAATACATATGACGGAAGAAAATCAAGGAGACTGATATAGACATGCCTCAAAATGGCCGTCTTGCCCACTCCACCCATACCATAAACACCGAGTATGAAAACTCATTCCGCAACATAGTGTAAAACATCTCCTTCACCTTCCGTCGAGTATCTTTGCCTAATAATTCTTCTATTGTCACCAAATGAGATGTTTTGCTAGATCTTCCTGGAACTGGAAGAATCTGTTCAAGTTCTTTGCTCAACCCTTCCACCTCTGCTACTTTCTCCGGTGGAAAAGATATTCCTTCTCTAATTGCCTGCACTACACTCCAATATTGCTCTTCTATTCTCATCCACTTCGACTTTAGCTTGTTCATGTCCGCTTGGTGACTGCGGATGAGTTCTTCCAGCTTTCTTTTGAGAGATGTCATATCCGCGTTGGCAAGCCTACAGGTACCTCGTTGACTCTTAGCTGGTGCAACATGCGTTCTCGCACCTAAACTCAATTATAAGTGAAAATTCACTATTAGGTACTTCCGAGATATATTTTATAGATATGTTACACATACAGATATAAAAAATTGTAACTTTGTATTCactttttcaaacaaaaatattatatacaaCATTCCATATGATAATTGATATGTTATGTAGGCATTCATGTCACAATAGTAAAACACTAGCCACCCCACATAATAATtgacttaaaattaaaattcataggAATTATCTTTGACAAATAATTTAATCATATATACGCCAATGCTCATGTAGGAGATCAGAGGAGACAGAGAGCCAttgcttttcaagatttgaatgCCAGACTTCAAAACAtttgtctttttcattttcaaagatCTAGTGATTATCAATGACCGACTCTAAAACTCCTCTTTTCCTATTAATTCCTGACTGTTCTGTTTCTCCATAACTATTAGAAATCTGAGCATCCTGCCTATATCCCTTTTCTTAGGTGAAGATTAGAAGACAGATAAAGCAGCCTGCACAAGCTTCAACGTATGGCAAATTTAGAGATGCATGCATGCCATGTGGAACCTCCATATTGCGTTCTCCCTCTTTGGCATTCAGTGGGCACAGTTTTCAAACTGTGCTCTTCAGATTGAGAACTACATTTTGCTTCTGTCTTAAAAACGGATGCTCTTTATGCAGGTGATCTAAGGGGATAGAGAGAGCCattgcttttcaaaatttaaatgtcaCACTTAGGAGCACTGTTCTGTCCATTTTCAAAGACCTATTAATTATCAATGACTGACTCTTAAGCATCCTGCACGAGCTTTTACAAAAGGGGAATTGGGAGATGCACATACCTTGGGGAACCTCCGTATTGGGTGCTTCCTCTTCTGCATTCAGTGGGCGTGGCATGTTAGACAAATCCTCTGCATTGGGTTATTCAATGGGCATGGCAtgtcagacaaatcaacaacaaTTCATTAGGCAGAAACTCAACAAGCTCCCATAATTTAAATGCCGCACTCGGCATTTCGCCTGTAACCCACAGAAGAGTGAACAGATATGTTTCAAGTGACTGGGTACCAACAAGCAAGACCCTGGgaacttcttttgaaaagacaggAAACAATGCTCAAATTTTGCTCTTCAGATTAAAAACTATTGCTCTGTCGTTTGCTTCTTATACACAAGCCCGGCTTAGTTTTTCTGTGAATGACTCGGATGCAGCAAATTGTTCTACCAACTCAAAATTTCAGCCTATATGAACCTATATGTGAAATCATAGATTCATAATGAAAAAATGGGACGGGGATTTGGAGATTTGTAAGGATAAAAGTTTTGGTGAAGTGAGCgtgaaaagtgaaattttgaGTCAAGCTCACCAAAACCCAACTTAATTGtccaatttgattatttggaaGTTTCCAAACTCTTAACATCACATAATTTGATGCTACATCTAAGATTCTCTCTCAACATTATTTCATGGCCCCGGCTAAGCTGCACCCTCAAGTTCTTCAGTTTgcttattttctattttatgccAATCAATTGTAACGATGGACGGTAAACTATCCAGTTTGCCCGCATCTAGTATGGCTTGGCTTGACCAAAGGCTTTCAACCCCAGTTGGAGTTGAGAACGATTGAAGTGGAAGCCATCAGTCAAGCCAATTATGTAACTTGGCGTTGATAAACCAATAAAAATCTTCGCTCTTCGCTCAACCGGaacattaattatcttatttgataGAGAACGCCTTCCGGGAAAAAGCTCCAGACACAAGACCAGACATGATTATTGTTTATTTTCTGTTCCATATTTGGCCGATTAAACAATTTAAGTGTCTTATGTTTCTTACAGATATAGAAGATCTGGAAATTTAAGTAGAAAAATCCTATAATAGAGCGTCACGAGTTGCAACAGAAAATTCAGACAGGCATGCAATTGCATAACGAGGGCAAAAGACAACGTACAATGAGGAGGACTGAAGTTCCGGTCCAGTTGCTAACCTCTGGCGTCGATATGTTCCTTCAGCCCCTGGTCACACGCCCTCGACTCCGGTTACAGCAAAACTCCCATGGCCCGGCTTCAACTGCCCGCTCGAGTTCTTCTCCCTCGATCTCGATCTCGTTCGCATGGAAATTTGGAGAGGTGGGATACGGCGAGAGGAAATAAGGAAGAGGGAAGatagagaggaggaagaaaccGCAATATAGGTATAGAAAACCCTAGAAACCGAGAGTGCCCCTCGATCGTCGTGCTCGGCACATCTGCACCGTTCGTTTTCTAACGAGCACAGACCATCGTTGGATTATGTAAATCACcccccccacccaaaaaaaaaaaaaaaatagcaccaaacacacaaaaaaaaaaaaaacagagaaattttatttgcattcaaaatttccgaaaattGATTCCATAAAAACCATATGGTGTTCCCAAATCATTGACCAGAATTACTAATCCTTAAAAGGACGAAATTACATTTaaatttacttctttattttttctatatgaaaaattactcgagatccataaaaaaaacaaaaaaaaaacttattatcTCGTGATTGCTTGATTTGCATCTATTATAGGGAAGTACAATTATCACGACCCTTACCATGGGCAAAATGCCAAATGTTCTCATGATATGAGTTAACATATGGCCATGGGAACATGAACGATTTCTCTTGCAAGATGATGCTTATGCTTGGCTACGATTCACCCGAGCCCTATTAATCACAAATCGTTTCCCCAGTCAATCATGAACATAAGATTTTATTCATAAGTTGCGACTAACCCATAAGAGGTcgatttaaggaaaattaaattgcaccaggttattttatttcttcgAGCTAGAATTTTCGAGTGGGGACTTGGAAATAGGGGATACATATCAAAGAAAGTTTTAACCTTTGGAATTAGGGTATGTGCTTTTCTTTGATACATTGTGATTAGTATCAATGGTAAATTACTTCAAGGTGTGTAAATAGAGGGATTCAAACCCTTGGTAAACAAAAGCTTACATAGCATTACCGATGTTATGCCTTGAACCCATTGGGCATCTTTCATACACAATGATATATCTCAAGAGCTGAAGGAATACTCAATCATTCATTTGGTACTTTTTATTCACATCGGAAATATATCACATCACGGCAAAATGAGGTTTCGTAGTCTAACGAATCTTCGACTTATTtgatgggatagttagtagatTGGTGACTTATCAAAGTAGTGAAATATGAAACCTTACTATTCTAGGATCTCTTTCTTGTTTGGTTAATCACCCGAATAACATGATCCCCAAAAGAAATCGTCTGATGGATATAGTAACGTTCAAATGCACTTCGCAGATGAATTCATCAAAACCTTTACCATTATAATGATCTTCCAACCTCGTGTTTTTAAACAAAGGTCAGATTCGTAAGAAGACGAGAGGAGATTTTCCGCAATTGCATCTTGTGTAGATTCGACATTTGATGTAAACTTAATAGACTCATGACAAAGAAGGGCAAGTATCTCTAGTTTTTTCACCCAAAAGTGAAATTAGAGCTTCAACTCTTTCTTTGTCGTCAtaaccatttgattttgatgtggtTTTGTATGCTGATTCAACCATGAATTGTCGTTCTTTCTTTCACTCGTTCAATGTCAAATACACACAATGCCAGCCACGGCCTCAAACTTCCGAGACCTCACCAAACCGCAACGACACTCACCTAGGACTCAGGCAAGTAAATTGCCTTCCTTTTTATGTTACGTAGGTTGATTGCCATGCGCGAAGGTTGATTCCTCAGATTTTAGTCGTCTTGGTTGATTTCGTACATAGTCATGTTAGTTGGCGATTTCAGCAAACGTCCATCGCGAGCATTGTTGAAATGATGGTTTATTGAGTTCACTAAGTTGTTGAAGTACTAAATGTTGAGATTTATGTTGCTTTGAGCTTAAATGGCACAAGTCAAGGACAAAACCGAGGATACTGCTATTTTTGTTTCGGTTTACTGTAGATTgtactttttccaattttatactCGTTTTTTGTGGTATGAGTTTTGTGAGGGATTCTTCAAAAAAAGTTTCTCATTATACTTTGTTCTataacatactttaatttcagattttttggaCTTCGTAcgttcaaaatatatttaaaaaactaaaGAGGGTTTGAAACAGTTTTCTCAGATTTTTATTGACCTTTACTCGGTTTTTATTTTCGATGAAATTTTCAACGAAATTATCATATCACATTACTCCCATGTCACTTGGCACATGATTCTTTAAggctgaaaatgaaatgaaaattatgtgtggtaatatttgaaaattgaagaacCTTAGCGGTCATTAGTTTCTTGTTGAAGATAGACAACTGAGCAAtattaaagtaataaaatattttactcaCATAAATGGgaagatttttaatttctctcgTTGTTTTTTTACATTGAACCAATTAGGTGATCCCTTCTTTACTGAATATTCAAACTGAGttttaaattaagtaaaatcTTTTTAAGTATAAATGATCGGTCCTATCAAACCCGCCTAATCTAATTGAATATTGGAGATTTTAGTGTTAGAACTTAATTACGACCATTTGTCATGACCTTACCTCAAGTGCTtcaattaggatttaattaatggattattaagcctatacttaactcgagctctcctagccctatatcaatttgcaacttaggttcaagtgatttaacatgcaaatgatttttgtcaaggCATCACCATGAGTCGGTTTTTTGTGTGTCAATTAGATACCCAAGTATGAGAGAATTgatttacttctacgaaccgaGATTACGAATTTGATGACTTGGGCTAGGTTACTCTAACGCTCTTTCAATACCTTTCTCTTTCATTCAAAAGTTTGATAGGCAAATTAAAGACATGTGAAGTGATTATACGGGTGCGCAACCCTTAATGAAAAACCCGACAatcaaaacaacaaacaaattgCAAAGATATAAAAGAAGTACTTACTTTAAAGCAACGGGAGCATCTGTAATGTTAATTAGAATAATCACAAATTCAACCTAGATATatgtttctaattaacacaattacatacaatttttttctttgggttgtATATCTAATTGGACAGAGGGGGCGCCCTACTTGGTCAAGAAGCATTAATTATTGGACATCCTTATCCTCCAAGTTTCCAACTAGGTCCTAGGATAGCTTTGACACTTCATCTTGCTCATTGAATGGCTAAATTCCAAGAGATATTAATGTGAACTTATCTTGAGTTCGAAGTTTAAACTTGActtgccttctctctcttttcctcttgggTGCGTGATTGTTTCCTCATGGGCTCCAAAGTCCACAATTCACACTTAGGTATTTAGGGTATGATTAGGCCTAGGCTATAGGGACATCCTTTGCACCCCATCATTTAATACGTTTACATGAATTCACATTTGTTACACTTGTTTTTCTAAGAAAGTTTGACTAGTCCAAGCTTCATACTTGTCTTATGAGGCTAAGGCCTGATGTGCCACATGTCCATCTTAGTCGATGCTCCTTAATTAACTACAAGATGAGGGCATTAAATACAACTTGGAATATCTCAGTTTTGAAGGCTTTATCATTAGGCAGGGACTAATCAAGTTTGACCACAATC
The nucleotide sequence above comes from Eucalyptus grandis isolate ANBG69807.140 chromosome 2, ASM1654582v1, whole genome shotgun sequence. Encoded proteins:
- the LOC104448452 gene encoding probable disease resistance protein At4g27220; the protein is MGGVGKTAILRHVYISLLDFLPSYVFWIAVPQDFSVYALQEEIANAVGLDNLSNEKDAKRRAGLLYGHLNAKKACILILDGLWKPFEVKDVGIPVETGKLKLIVTTRSPDVCRMMLCQKQIKIELLDMEDSWRLFLKKLCFAGELPREVEQIARSLLDRCCGLPLGIIEIATRMRGVKKEREWRDMLGNLEESRMELDVFKRLQLSYLNLGDEQVQQCFLHSMLCSGNLLSEADREYLIESFIEEGLLGGSATRQGLYDQGNDILDKIEGAGLLDPEKGHRYLHPLTRDMALHVVRSTTHMVKAYMGLKEIPEEVFWTDRLEKVFLQGNKIEEMPYNVSPNCPKLTRLSLYDNSTLGDIHESFFRHLKGLTVLDLGRTGITKLPDSISQLESLEALLLQSCFALRFIPYVGKLGSLRKLDLKGCESLEEVPEGMEMLANLRYLALDGTEIETLPEGVSGKLVNLQYLAIRKLRAGEEVKLPKVEELHCSVSNVEMFNACVGSLERNSSQRYRLVMGAPENFSLWCGRKTERSLLIDSCDHIAASIDGTSGDGCALLPESVQSLELSGCHEMKRVMEWEWLTTLLPNLKEIITKSCENLEEIIHGPLPSGATWRLTYLEVNCCNNMKRALLTQDMVLHLPFLQEILVKDCKGIEVIMGTVAKMTHFSFPKLMNLGLCNLPELKSICDGTTRCNSLQLISIDNCPKLKGIPLQLPVLDNGLPSPPPSLQEIRINRQTWESLEWDHPLACSTLEHFIKFLD